One Anopheles marshallii chromosome 3, idAnoMarsDA_429_01, whole genome shotgun sequence genomic region harbors:
- the LOC128714810 gene encoding cilia- and flagella-associated protein 251-like yields MGEVVEYNPKEDAPPVDNIHHRCHPLHLIWLSGFNPRVSLLNVSTTRDRKELVLASGNTLLFYCYDGEREKITPVVGHKNVVNMIGCEESGRFVVSSDCSYCINVWDRHIGGENHQLPVAIRTIFEPFKTKGDIGAVSLSRDGKYLLAGGGTASEQGSQLKLWSWTVGNDFPDDTITLPSRLGRIKTIHFCPDRGRRNQFVVTLESGVAFGAWDSKEQKLSIQVPKRHGFQDYNDTVFVECTDRAVSVTGAGMAVLWSNDRKHADGAEGSVLRKEFLKYLHLKYASINVVRSCDEKIVTGDDDGEIRFYDNSMKILYWFKQEDLEPIRTLSFELVETRQWKVSSEPSEADDCPPKEETTEKKLEVNIEDIAPKDVSFEARPVIVRGFVSATKSGKIYDIDIVYNKIQELFLQSPSIITAFAVHAGRSELCTCDGNGRFVVYDLQTKAMRLALDVPIQRTRRGRITTLAYSPCGTFLAGGAENGFLWMVEPNLLILTGSGPVQFTGEKIRLVMFSEDSKHLVCVDESNTITLLHRVKDEWQAVGRCVTHRMVDLAFLCATDFVSISEDRHMVQYTINCDELVQLEALSTVKRKRIEQSAFPTALLILPGGNEILVANDQLKFKIFHSKTFEILHTFLAPFHDGPARFLRQLPGEDYFLFITDNNIYLHHLPIDGNPFKYLAVRGHPKRLKGLQIAWTVRCAFTFGEGDHAVSMWKINTSPLLDNIRHAGSGLDPFCTLLPGGKRGCYVREILSLFFYNQISPKNSDGDAELTLRDAMNVQDVPNYMRSIGYHMTEYEEMNLSKEMELTGTYFLTFEEVAKLFLNHRTATGGPPNTEDIRTAVTFIGATTSSGNKVDLVRLITLLASMGEPMEPKTAEAYYRILFPSAFDAHEQDEGCVAECGTTEECTNCISIEEFADKLC; encoded by the exons ATGGGAGAAGTTGTGGAATATAACCCTAAAGAAGATGCACCTCCGGTAGATAATATTCACCATCGTTGTCATCCTTTG CACCTAATCTGGTTGTCTGGATTCAATCCACGCGTGTCCTTGCTCAATGTCAGTACAACTCGTGACCGGAAGGAGCTTGTTTTGGCATCGGGAAACACACTTCTCTTCTACTGCTATGATGGAGAGCGCGAAAAGATAACACCAGTTGTTGGACAC AAAAATGTCGTCAACATGATCGGATGTGAGGAAAGTGGGCGATTTGTGGTGAGTTCCGATTGTTCCTACTGCATCAATGTGTGGGATCGACATATTGGAGGAGAGAACCACCAGCTCCCGGTTGCGATAAGGACTATTTTCGAGCCATTCAAAACTAAAGGTGATATTGGTGCGGTTTCGTTGAGCCGGGACGGGAAGTACCTGCTGGCCGGGGGTGGAACAGCGTCCGAACAGGGCAGCCAACTGAAACTGTGGTCCTGGACGGTTGGAAACGATTTTCCCGATG ATACCATCACACTACCGTCTCGGCTGGGACGTATTAAAACCATCCATTTCTGCCCGGATCGTGGCCGTCGCAATCAGTTCGTCGTCACGCTGGAAAGTGGAGTCGCGTTTGGTGCATGGGATAGCAAGGAACAGAAGCTGTCGATCCAAGTGCCGAAACGGCACGGCTTTCAGGATTACAATGATACCGTGTTTGTGGAGTGTACGGATCGAGCCGTGTCGGTGACGGGTGCGGGAATGGCAGTGCTCTGGAGCAACGATCGGAAACATGCTGATGGAGCGGAGGGTAGCGTACTCCGGAAGGAATTTCTCAAATATCTTCACCTGAAGTACGCTTCGATCAATGTGGTGCGCTCATGCGATGAGAAAATCGTCaccggcgatgatgatggtgagatTCGATTTTACGACAATTCGATGAAGATTCTCTACTGGTTCAAGCAAGAGGATCTCGAACCGATACGGACGCTATCGTTTGAGCTGGTCGAAACACGCCAGTGGAAGGTGTCGAGTGAACCGAGCGAAGCAGACGATTGTCCACCAAAGGAAG aaacaacggaaaagaaaTTGGAAGTTAATATAGAGGACATCGCACCGAAGGACGTTTCCTTCGAAGCGCGGCCAGTGATCGTGCGTGGATTCGTGTCCGCCACCAAGTCTGGCAAAATCTACGACATTGACATAGTGTATAACAAAATCCAGGAGCTATTTCTGCAGTCTCCGAGCATTATTACGGCTTTTGCTGTACATGCCGGCAG ATCAGAGCTGTGTACTTGCGACGGCAATGGCCGCTTTGTCGTGTATGATTTGCAAACGAAAGCGATGAGATTAGCTCTCGATGTACCGATTCAGCGTACACGGCGCGGTCGAATCACCACCCTAGCCTATTCACCATGCG GAACATTTTTGGCCGGTGGTGCTGAAAATGGATTCCTTTGGATGGTCGAACCCAACCTGCTGATCCTTACCGGAAGTGGTCCTGTACAGTTTACCGGCGAGAAGATACGATTGGTTATGTTTTCTGAGGACAGCAAGCATCTCGTTTGTGTG GATGAAAGCAATACGATCACGCTTTTGCATCGTGTAAAGGACGAATGGCAGGCGGTAGGACGATGCGTAACGCATAGAATGGTCGATCTAGCGTTTCTTTGCGCGACTGATTTTGTATCCATCAGCGAGGATCGG CACATGGTTCAGTACACGATCAATTGCGACGAACTGGTACAACTGGAGGCTCTATCGACTGTCAAGCGGAAGCGCATTGAACAGTCCGCATTTCCAACAGCGCTTCTTATCTTGCCAGGCGGGAACGAGATTCTGGTGGCAAATGATCAGcttaaattcaaaatatttcacagCAAAACGTTCGAAATTCTACACACATTTCTGGCTCCCTTTCACGATGGTCCCGCACGTTTTCTACGG CAACTTCCTGGCGAAGATTATTTCCTGTTCATCACCGATAACAATATCTATCTGCATCATCTCCCGATCGATGGGAACCCGTTCAAGTATCTCGCAGTACGAGGGCATCCGAAGCGTTTGAAGGGATTGCAAATTGCCTGGACGGTACGGTGCGCCTTCACTTTCGGCGAAGGAGATCATGCAGTTAGTATGTGGAAGATTAATACGAG TCCACTGCTCGATAATATAAGACATGCCGGTTCGGGATTGGATCCTTTTTGTACACTTCTTCCGGGCGGTAAGAGAGGATGTTACGTGCGCGAGATTCTAAGTCTGTTCTTCTACAATCAGATATCCCCAAAGAATAGTGACGGTGATGCAGAACTTACG CTGCGAGATGCCATGAACGTCCAGGATGTTCCGAACTATATGCGTAGCATTGGATATCACATGACCGAATACGAG GAAATGAACCTGTCCAAGGAAATGGAGCTAACCGGCACGTACTTTCTTACCTTTGAGGAGGTGGCGAAGCTTTTTCTAAATCATCGCACCGCCACCGGTGGACCGCCGAACACTGAGGACATTCGGACGGCTGTGACGTTTATAGGTGCTACTACATCATCCG GCAACAAGGTAGATTTGGTGCGGCTCATTACGCTGCTCGCGAGTATGGGTGAACCGATGGAACCGAAAACGGCCGAAGCGTACTATAGAATACTATTTCCGTCCGCATTCGATGCACACGAGCAGGACGAAGGTTGCGTAGCGGAATGTGGCACCACTGAAGAGTGCACGAACTGTATCAGCATCGAAGAATTTGCTGATAAGCTTTGCTGA